The Leucobacter viscericola sequence CATCGAGCGCAGCGATGAGCGCTTCCTCGTCAATGAGCCCGCCACGGGCAACGTTCACGACGTAGGCGGTCGATTTCATCGCCTTGAGCTGCTCTGCGCCAATCATGCCGAGCGTCTCGGGCGTACGAGGCATGTGGATCGTGAGGAAGTCAACGCGCTCGATGAGCTCCTCGAGTGACACTAGCTGCACACCAAGCTGCTGCGCACGCGCGGCGGTGACGTAGGGATCAAAGGCGATGAGTTCCACGCCAAAACCGCGCAGGCGCTCAGCAATGAGCGCGCCAATGCGGCCGAGGCCGATAATGCCGACTGTCTTTTCGTACAGCTCAATGCCGGTGAACGAGGAGCGCTTCCACTCCCCCGCCGACAGTGATGAGTGTGCACGCGGCAGGTGGCGTGCGAGGCCGAGGATGTGGGCCACAGTCAGCTCGGCCGCACTAATAATGTTTGAGGTCGGTGCGTTCACAACCATGACACCAGCCTGCGTTGCGGCCTTAATGTCGACGTTGTCGAGACCAACACCGGCCCGGGCAACAACCTTCAGCTTCGGTGCCCAGCTCAGCGCTTCGGCATCAATCTGCGTGGCCGAACGCACCAGCACAGCGTCAGCGGTCGCGAGCGCCGAGCGCAGCGCGTCGCGATCAGTACCGTCGACGTGCACCACCTCGAAGTCGGGGCCGAGAGCGGCGATCGTGGCGGGTGAGAGTTGTTCAGCGATCAGCACGATTGGCGCAGGCATCAGGCGGTTCCTTCGGGGATAAACGACAGAAACAATGCGCGCCCTGGGCGCGCGGATTTCCAGTCTAGTGGCGCGAGACCGGCCTTCCGTACGCTACGCGAAATATGACGACTCAGGAATCAGGTGCATCAGGTCAATCTGCAACACTGCAACAACCGTGATCCCTACTGCCAGCAGCAGGATCCGAATCCCCGCTTTGCGTTTTCTACCGAGAATCAACGCGAGCGAGAGCAGCACCACCGGCATAACGATGCCGGTAATCAACCAGATCCAGCCGACAGCGCTCAGCCCGGTGCCAAGAGCACCAGCGAGACCGGACATGCCGATGAGGTTGCCAATCGCGGCTGTGGCCGCATACAGGTACAGCACCGCCAACAAAAAGCCGACGACCCAAGCCGAAACTACTTTGACCATAACCTAGCTAATCCTCGCGATGAGCATGGGCAACGGCAACAGCACAATCGCCCCGATAAACAAGAACAACACAAGACGTTTCGTTCGCCCGCCGCGGCTGAAGAAGAGTGAGACGCCGAACCAGAGCAGGGGCGCAAGTGGCGCTGCCCAGAAGACGATCTGCTGCAGCACCCCACCGATCGTGCCGCTGCCGGCGGCCGCCATAGCATTCACTGACGCGTAGGCCTGCGCAATAACGAACCAGCCCCAGACATACAGCAGGTACAGACCACCAAACACACCCAGGGTTACGAGGGCACCGTTGCTGAGCCCCGGCGCGGCGGATTCAGCATCCGTGGCAACCTCAGTCACTTGTTCTTCCGGCGCAACAGTGCTTTCGAGCGCAACGGTGTTTTCTGACGTAACAGTGCTTTCCGGCGCGACAGTGTCTTCCTCGACGGAAACTACCGGATCCTCACCCTCGACCTTCCAGCCGCTCGCAAGCGTGCTCTCACGCGCCGCTTGTTCCTTCTTTTTCCGCATTCCTCAACCTTATAGCCGCGGTGCTTTGAGCATCCGGTGAGCGGGTGGCCAGCCTAGACTTGGCAGCGTGATTACGCCGGTCTTCAACCTCACCTCCATAGGAGTTGGACTTCCCGTCGCGGAGCATCAAGACGAGCTCGAATCGGCCGCGAAGTTCGGCGTTATGGTCGTGACGGCCCCGCCGGGAACCGGCAAGACAACCTTCGTGCCACCACTGGTCGCAAACCTGGTTCGTGATCGTGGCACGACCCTCCTCACCCAGCCCCGGCGTGTTGCGGTGCGAGCCGCCGCGAACCGAATCGCGATGCTTGACGGCACTGCCGTTGGTGATGGAGTCGGCTTTACCGTTCGCGGCGAACGGCGCACCTCAAACCACACGCGTCTTGAGGTCCTCACGCCGGGTGTGCTGCTGCGACGCCTGCTCGCTGACCCGGGCCTCGACGGCATCGGGGCCGTGATTCTCGACGAGGTACACGAGCGCTCGGTTGACAGCGATCTGTTGCTCGGCATGATCGCGGAAGTTCGTACGCTGCGCGACGACCTCCTCGTGGTTGCCATGTCGGCAACACTCGATGCTTCCCGCGTCGCGGAACTGTTGGCCGGAGACGCCGGAGCGGCCCCGATTGTCGATATCCCTTCTGCCCTGCACCCGCTCCGAAAAGACCACGCTCCCTTCGCGGGAACCCGCCTCGATGATCGTGGTGTCACCAGGAATTACCTCGATCATCTCGCCGCTGTGACACTCGAAGCGCAGCAGGCCGAAGCCTGCGACACGCTCGTTTTTGTTCCCGGCGCTCGTGAGGTCGATGAACTCGTGCGCCGGCTGCGCACAAACGCGCGCGGTCCACTCGAGATACTTCCATTACACGGCAGGGTGCCAGCACGGGATCAGGATCGCGCGGTGCGCGGACGAGGTCCGGGTGACCCGCCGCGGGTCGTTGTCAGTACTTCACTCGCCGAAAGTTCGCTCACTGTGCCGGGAGTGCATCTCGTGGTCGATTCCGGGCTCTCCCGAGAGGCACGGCGCGACCGCGCACGCAGCATGACTGGCCTCGTTACCGTAAGCGCGTCTCGGGCGAGCGCCGAGCAGCGCGCTGGTCGAGCAGCGCGTCAGGGGCCGGGCCGAGTCGTGCGCGCGTATTCAGAGGCCGACTTCGCGCGGATGCCCGCCGAGTCGGCGCCGGAAATCGCCTCGGCCGACCTCACCGATACCGCGCTGCTCCTGGCCGCCTGGGGCACCCCGGGAGGTGTCGGTTTGGCGCTCCCCAGCGCTCCCCCGGCCGCGGCAATGGACGAGGCCGTTGAGGAACTTCGCGCCCTGCACCTGACCGACGAGACGGGACACCCCACTTTGCAAGGAACCCGCGTGGCTCGACTGCCAATCGGGGTGCGGGACGCGCGGGCGCTGCTCGCCGGGGCCATTGAGCTCGGCGATGTCCGTCTCGCCGCAGAGGTGGTCGCCGCAATCTCAGACGACCACCGCGACTCGGGTGCCGATCTGCCGCGGCTCCTTCGCGAACTGCGCACCGGTCGAGCACCCGGCGCCGAGCGGTGGCGCCGCGAGAGCCAGCGACTCGAGCGGATCGCTGCGGCAGAGCTCTCGACCGTTGCCGCACCCGCTGAGGCGTTCTCGGCCAGCGCGCCCGGCGCAGCCGGTGACGCACCCGGCATCGTGGCGGCGCTTGGTCGACCCGAGTGGATCGCGCACCGCGTCTCCGAGGGGTCCCGTGGCTACCTGCTAGCAAGCGGTACCAGAGCTGCCCTCCCCGAGAACAGCGGGCTGATTGGAAGTGAATGGATCGCCGTGCGCGAAGTGCAGCGTGCCGAGGGACGCGCCGCCGACGGTGCGGGAGCGGTGATCCGTCTCGCCGCACCAATCGCGGAGGCCGATGCACTGAGGATCGGCGATACCCTTCTCGCCCGCAAGCGCCTAGCTCGGGTGGAGGATGGCCGGGTGCGGGTGCGAGAGGAACACCGGTTCGGCGCGATCCTGCTCTCCTCGACCCCCACCGCACCAAGCGATGCCGATACCGGGCCAGCCTTCGCAGCCCACCTGCGCGAGCGGGGTCTTGCTGCGCTCAACTGGTCGGAGGCGGCAATCGGGCTGCGAGCCCGACTCGCACTGCTTCATAGGGAACTCGGCGAACCCTGGCCTGCAATGAGCGACGAGGCGCTGCTGACTCCCCTCGAGCAGTGGCTCGGGCCCGACCTTGATCGGCTCGGCGCGGCATCTTCGCTGCACCGCATCGATGTGGCCTCGGCGCTGCGTCGGCTACTCCCCTGGCCCGAGGCGGCGCGGCTCGAAGAGTTGGTCCCGGAGCGGCTGGCGGTGCCCTCGGGCTCAACAGTGGGCATTCGTTACCCGGATCCCGCCGATCCTGCCGCCCCTCCCGTGATCTCAGTCAAGCTGCAGGAGATGTTTGGCCTTGCGCAGACACCGCGACTCGTGGAGGGCAGGGTACCCGTGCAAGTGCATCTGCTCTCTCCCGCGCGCCGCCCGCTCGCGGTCACCGACGATCTCTCCTCGTTCTGGAACGGCCCATACCAAGAGGTGCGCCGTGAGATGCGCGGCCGCTACCCGAAGCACCCCTGGCCCGAGGACCCCTGGGCGGCCCAAGCCACGGCCCGCGTGACACGCCCGCGCACATAAGGCACCCGTATAAACAATTCGGGGGTCAGTTTCTGGTAGAAAACAGTGTTTTACTACCAGAAACTGACCCCCGAATGAAGGGCAGTACGCGACTAGCGCGCGGCGCTGCCGTCGACGTAGTCGGTGTCGGTCTGCTTCCAAGCGAAGAGCTTGCGCAGCTCGCGACCGGTGGTCTCGATCGGGTGCTTCTCAGCCTTGGTGCGGAGCTCGATGAACTCCTTGCCACCGTTGTCCTGATCCTCGATGAAGCGCTTTGCGAAGGCACCCGACTGGATGTCTGCGAGCACAGCCTTCATGTTCTCCTTGACGCTCGCGTCGATGACGCGCGGGCCCGAGACGTAGTCGCCGTACTCAGCGGTGTCGGAGACGGACCAGCGCTGCTTGGCGATGCCGCCCTCCCACATCAGGTCGACGATCAGCTTGAGCTCGTGGAGCACCTCGAAGTAGGCGATCTCGGGCTGGTAGCCAGCCTCGGTCAGCGTCTCGAAGCCGTACTGCACGAGCTGCGAGGTGCCACCGCAGAGCACTGCCTGCTCGCCGAAGAGGTCCGTCTCGGTCTCTTCGGTGAAGGTGGTCTTGATAACACCGGCGCGGGTGCCACCGATTGCCTTGGCGTACGACTTCGCGGTCTCCCAAGCGGAGCCCGAAGCGTCAACCTCGACGGCGATGATGTCGGGGATGCCGCGGCCGGCCTCGAACTCGCGGCGCACGGTGTGGCCCGGAGCCTTCGGAGCGACGAGGATCACGTCGACACCCTCGGGGGTCTCGATGTAGCCGAAGCGAATGTTGAAGCCGTGAGCAAACGCGAGCGTCTTGCCAGCGGTCAGGTGCTGCTTGATCGACTCGTTGTAGATTGTGCGCTGGTACTGATCCGGTGCAAGCACCATGATCAGGTCGGCCCACTCAGCAGCGTCAGCAACGGTCTTCACGGTGAAGCCGGCTTCTTCAGCCTTCTGGATCGACTTCGAGCCCTCCTTGAGGGCGATGACGACCTCAACACCCGAGTCGCGCAGGTTCATTGCGTGCGCGTGCCCCTGTGAGCCGTAGCCGACAATGGCAACCTTCTTGCCCTGGATGATCGACAGATCTGCATCTGCGTCGTAGTACATCTCAGCCACTTGTGACTCTCTTTCGTTGTGTGATTTCGGTAAATCTGGTTTGGATGGATCCTGCGACTCGCAAGCTCGCGCAGGATGACAGCGGGGTCAGTTTTTGAAGACGCGCTCGGTAATCGACTTGGATCCGCGCCCCATGGCAATAAGCCCGGACTGCGCGATCTCCTTGATTCCGTAGGGCTCAAGCACCTTCAGGAAGGCGTCGATCTTGCCACTGTCGCCCGTCACCTCGATGGTGAGCGCGTCAGGCACCACGTCGACCACCCGCGCACGGAAGAGGCTCACGGCCTCCAGCACGTGTGAACGAGTTTGGTTGTCAGCGCGCACCTTGATGAGCACGTGCTCGCGCTGCACGGAGTTGGATTCCTCCAGCTCCACGATCTTGATGACGTTGACAAGCTTGTTCAGCTGTTTGGTCACCTGCTCGAGCAGGATCTCGTCTTCGTCGACCACAACGGTGATGCGCGACAGTCCACGCATCTCGGTGGGGCCCACAGCGAGCGATTCGATGTTAAAACCGCGGCGGGCAAAGAGCCCCGCAACACGGGTCAACAGACCGGGCTTATCCTCTACGAGGAGGCTGAGTACGTGACGGCTCATTTTTACTCTTCCTCCCACTCGGGGGCGTGCTCAAGCGCATACTGAATGTCGCTGTTGGAGGTGCCCTGGCGAACCATCGGCCACACCATCGCGTCCGAGCTCACAACGAAGTCGATCACCACGGGGCGATCATTCGTCTCGAGTGCGAGCTTGATCGCGTCGTCAACCTGGTCCTCGCGCTCAACCCGAATGGCGAGGCAACCGTACGCCTCGCCCAGCTTCACAAAGTCGGGAATGCGCGCGCTGCCGTGACCCGTGTTCAGTTCGGTGTTCGAGTAGCGGCCGTTGTAAATCAGCGTCTGCCACTGTCGCACCATGCCGAGCGACGAGTTGTTGATGATGGCAACCTTGATGGGGATGTTGTTCACCATGCAGGTGGCCAGCTCTTGGTTCGTCATCTGGAAGCAGCCGTCGCCGTCGATCGCCCAGACCACGCGGTCGGGCTCGGCGACCTTGGCACCCATAGCAGCGGGCACGGAGTAACCCATGGTGCCGGCACCGCCCGAGTTCAACCAGGCGTTCGGGCGCTCATACTTGATGAACTGCGCCGCCCACATCTGGTGCTGACCAACTCCCGCCGCGTAGATGCCCTCGGGTCCGGTGATCTCACCGATGCGCTGAATGATGTGCTGCGGTGAGAGCAGACCGTCGGTGGTCTCCTGGTATCCGAGCGGAAACTTCTCCTGCAGCATGCGCAGGCGCTCCCACCAGGCTGAGGTGTCGGCGCACTCACGGCTCAGCTTGCACGTCGACACCGCGGCAATGAGGTCGGAAATAACCTCGGCTGCGTCGCCCACGATCGGCACGTCTGCGGCGCGGATCTTGCCGATCTCTGCCGGGTCAATATCCGCGTGGATCACCTTCGCGTCGGGCGCGAACTGCGCGGCCTTGCCGGTCACGCGGTCGTCGAAGCGCGCACCAAGCGCGATCAGCAGATCGGACTCCTGCAGCGCGAGCACCGCCGGAACCGTGCCGTGCATACCCGGCATGCCGAGGTGCTGCGGGTGCGAATCAGGGAACACACCGCGGGCCATGAGGGTCGTCACGACGGGCGCACCAACGAGCTCAGCAAGCTGTAGCAGCTCGGCGGATGCACCGGCACGGCCAACACCACCGCCCACGTAGAACACGGGACGCTCGGCCTGCGCGATGAGATCCGCTGCCGCCTGAATCTGCTTGCTGTTGGCCTTGGTGATCGGGCGGTAGCCCGCGAGATCAACCCGCGGATCCCACACAAAATCGACGAGGCCCTCCTGGGCATCCTTCGTGATGTCGACCAGCACTGGGCCGGGGCGACCGGTCGAAGCGAGGTGGTACGCGGCGGCAATCGCGCCGGGCACGTCCTCAGGCTTCTTCACGAGGAAGGAGTGCTTCGTGATCGGCATCGTGATGCCGATGATGTCGGCTTCCTGGAACGCGTCGGATCCCATAAGGTGCGAAAACACCTGACCGGTAATCGCGAGCATCGGCACGGAGTCCATGTAGGCATCCGCAATCGCGGTGACGAGGTTCGTGGCGCCGGGGCCCGAGGTCGCGATGCACACGCCGACCTCTCCCTTGGCCGAGGCGAATCCCTCAGCCGCGTGGCCGCCGCCCTGCTCATGACGAACAAGGATGTGGCGCAGCTCTGCCGCGTCCATCAGTGCGTCGTACAGCGGCAACACTGCGCCGCCGGGAAGCCCGAAGACGTCACGCACGCCGAGCGCTTCCAGGCTGCGAACAACAGCCTGCGCTCCGGTCATCCGTTCGCCGCCGGAATGATCCGGGTCTGGTTGATGTGGCACTGCACTCGATTCCGAGGTCATGTCTTGCTTTCTCGATTGAAGGTGTCATGCAATACAAACAAGGGCGTCTCCGTGTGGAAGCACCGGCGCGTGAGGCGCAAACTAACCCGTGATTGCGCCCTCAGAGGCAGAATGCACAAGCTTGGTGTACTTCGCGAGTACGCCGCGGGTGTATCGCGGGGGAAGCGGGGCCCAGTTCTCTCGTCGGGCCTCAAGCTCAGTGGGATCCACCAGCAAGTCGAGCGTTTGAGCGGCGATATCGACCCGAATCAGGTCACCGTCGCGCACCAGGGCAACTGGACCTCCGTCCGATGCTTCCGGTGCAATATGGCCGATACACAGTCCGGTTGTGCCGCCTGAGAATCGCCCGTCCGTCAATAGTAGTACATCTTTTCCGAGCCCAGCGCCCTTGATGGCACCGGTGATCGCAAGCATCTCGCGCATGCCGGGGCCACCCTTGGGTCCCTCGTAGCGGATCACAACGATGTCACCCTTGCCGATCTTGCCCTCAGTGAGCGCGTCCATCGCGGCGCGTTCACGCTCGAACACGCGCGCGGGGCCTTCAAACACCTCGGCGTCGAAGCCGGCGGTCTTCACCACGGCCCCGTCCGGTGCCAGCGAGCCGTGCAGGATCGTGAGGCCACCGGTCGCGTGAATCGGATCATCAAGGTTGTGGATCACCTTGCCGTCAACCGGGTCCGGGTTCAGCTCGGCGAGGTTCTCAGCCATGGTCTTGCCGGTCACAGTCAACACGTCGCCGTGCAGCAGGCCAGCGTCGAGCAGGGCCTTGAGGATCACCGGAACACCACCGTGGCGATCGATGTCGGCCATCACGTACTTGCCGAACGGCTTCATGTCGGCGAGGTGCGGCACCTTTGCGCCGATGCGGTTGAAGTCCTCGAGCGTCAGATCCACCTCGGCCTCGCGCGCAATTGCGAGCAGGTGCAACACGGCGTTGGTCGAGCCGCCGTAGGCCATGAGCAGCGTGATCGCGTTCTCGAACGCCTTCTTCGTGAGGATGTCACGAGCGGTGATGCCGAGACGCAGCATGTTGACAACAGCCTCACCCGAGCGGTGGGCGTAGTAGTCACGGCGACGATCCGCGCTGGGCGGAGCGGCAGAGCCGGGAAGGCTCATGCCGAGGGCCTCGGCAATCGAGGCCATCGTGTTGGCGGTGTACATGCCACCGCAGGCGCCCTCACCGGGAGCGATCGCACACTCGATGCGCTTCAGGTCTTCTTCGCTCATGGTGCCGGCCTTGCACGCACCAACGGCCTCGAAGGCGTCGATGATGGTGACTTCCTTCTCCGTGCCGTCGGTGAGCTTGACCCAGCCGGGGGCAATCGAACCTGCATAGAGGAAGACCGAGGCAAGGTCGAGGCGGGCAGCCGCC is a genomic window containing:
- a CDS encoding DUF3422 domain-containing protein, which translates into the protein MVKVVSAWVVGFLLAVLYLYAATAAIGNLIGMSGLAGALGTGLSAVGWIWLITGIVMPVVLLSLALILGRKRKAGIRILLLAVGITVVAVLQIDLMHLIPESSYFA
- the hrpB gene encoding ATP-dependent helicase HrpB, with the protein product MTPVFNLTSIGVGLPVAEHQDELESAAKFGVMVVTAPPGTGKTTFVPPLVANLVRDRGTTLLTQPRRVAVRAAANRIAMLDGTAVGDGVGFTVRGERRTSNHTRLEVLTPGVLLRRLLADPGLDGIGAVILDEVHERSVDSDLLLGMIAEVRTLRDDLLVVAMSATLDASRVAELLAGDAGAAPIVDIPSALHPLRKDHAPFAGTRLDDRGVTRNYLDHLAAVTLEAQQAEACDTLVFVPGAREVDELVRRLRTNARGPLEILPLHGRVPARDQDRAVRGRGPGDPPRVVVSTSLAESSLTVPGVHLVVDSGLSREARRDRARSMTGLVTVSASRASAEQRAGRAARQGPGRVVRAYSEADFARMPAESAPEIASADLTDTALLLAAWGTPGGVGLALPSAPPAAAMDEAVEELRALHLTDETGHPTLQGTRVARLPIGVRDARALLAGAIELGDVRLAAEVVAAISDDHRDSGADLPRLLRELRTGRAPGAERWRRESQRLERIAAAELSTVAAPAEAFSASAPGAAGDAPGIVAALGRPEWIAHRVSEGSRGYLLASGTRAALPENSGLIGSEWIAVREVQRAEGRAADGAGAVIRLAAPIAEADALRIGDTLLARKRLARVEDGRVRVREEHRFGAILLSSTPTAPSDADTGPAFAAHLRERGLAALNWSEAAIGLRARLALLHRELGEPWPAMSDEALLTPLEQWLGPDLDRLGAASSLHRIDVASALRRLLPWPEAARLEELVPERLAVPSGSTVGIRYPDPADPAAPPVISVKLQEMFGLAQTPRLVEGRVPVQVHLLSPARRPLAVTDDLSSFWNGPYQEVRREMRGRYPKHPWPEDPWAAQATARVTRPRT
- the ilvC gene encoding ketol-acid reductoisomerase — encoded protein: MAEMYYDADADLSIIQGKKVAIVGYGSQGHAHAMNLRDSGVEVVIALKEGSKSIQKAEEAGFTVKTVADAAEWADLIMVLAPDQYQRTIYNESIKQHLTAGKTLAFAHGFNIRFGYIETPEGVDVILVAPKAPGHTVRREFEAGRGIPDIIAVEVDASGSAWETAKSYAKAIGGTRAGVIKTTFTEETETDLFGEQAVLCGGTSQLVQYGFETLTEAGYQPEIAYFEVLHELKLIVDLMWEGGIAKQRWSVSDTAEYGDYVSGPRVIDASVKENMKAVLADIQSGAFAKRFIEDQDNGGKEFIELRTKAEKHPIETTGRELRKLFAWKQTDTDYVDGSAAR
- the ilvN gene encoding acetolactate synthase small subunit; this translates as MSRHVLSLLVEDKPGLLTRVAGLFARRGFNIESLAVGPTEMRGLSRITVVVDEDEILLEQVTKQLNKLVNVIKIVELEESNSVQREHVLIKVRADNQTRSHVLEAVSLFRARVVDVVPDALTIEVTGDSGKIDAFLKVLEPYGIKEIAQSGLIAMGRGSKSITERVFKN
- a CDS encoding acetolactate synthase large subunit, producing MTSESSAVPHQPDPDHSGGERMTGAQAVVRSLEALGVRDVFGLPGGAVLPLYDALMDAAELRHILVRHEQGGGHAAEGFASAKGEVGVCIATSGPGATNLVTAIADAYMDSVPMLAITGQVFSHLMGSDAFQEADIIGITMPITKHSFLVKKPEDVPGAIAAAYHLASTGRPGPVLVDITKDAQEGLVDFVWDPRVDLAGYRPITKANSKQIQAAADLIAQAERPVFYVGGGVGRAGASAELLQLAELVGAPVVTTLMARGVFPDSHPQHLGMPGMHGTVPAVLALQESDLLIALGARFDDRVTGKAAQFAPDAKVIHADIDPAEIGKIRAADVPIVGDAAEVISDLIAAVSTCKLSRECADTSAWWERLRMLQEKFPLGYQETTDGLLSPQHIIQRIGEITGPEGIYAAGVGQHQMWAAQFIKYERPNAWLNSGGAGTMGYSVPAAMGAKVAEPDRVVWAIDGDGCFQMTNQELATCMVNNIPIKVAIINNSSLGMVRQWQTLIYNGRYSNTELNTGHGSARIPDFVKLGEAYGCLAIRVEREDQVDDAIKLALETNDRPVVIDFVVSSDAMVWPMVRQGTSNSDIQYALEHAPEWEEE
- the ilvD gene encoding dihydroxy-acid dehydratase, with amino-acid sequence MAQTDIKPRSRDVTDGIEKAAARGMLRAVGMGDEDWDKPQIGIASSWNEITPCNLSLDRLAQGAKEGVHSGGGYPLQFGTVSVSDGISMGHEGMHFSLVSREVIADSVETVMMAERLDGSILLAGCDKSLPGMLMAAARLDLASVFLYAGSIAPGWVKLTDGTEKEVTIIDAFEAVGACKAGTMSEEDLKRIECAIAPGEGACGGMYTANTMASIAEALGMSLPGSAAPPSADRRRDYYAHRSGEAVVNMLRLGITARDILTKKAFENAITLLMAYGGSTNAVLHLLAIAREAEVDLTLEDFNRIGAKVPHLADMKPFGKYVMADIDRHGGVPVILKALLDAGLLHGDVLTVTGKTMAENLAELNPDPVDGKVIHNLDDPIHATGGLTILHGSLAPDGAVVKTAGFDAEVFEGPARVFERERAAMDALTEGKIGKGDIVVIRYEGPKGGPGMREMLAITGAIKGAGLGKDVLLLTDGRFSGGTTGLCIGHIAPEASDGGPVALVRDGDLIRVDIAAQTLDLLVDPTELEARRENWAPLPPRYTRGVLAKYTKLVHSASEGAITG